One part of the Streptomyces lydicus genome encodes these proteins:
- a CDS encoding M50 family metallopeptidase, whose amino-acid sequence MTTWMTILGIVVFVVGLLFSIAWHELGHLSTAKMFGIRVPQYMVGFGPTIFSRRKGDTEYGIKAIPLGGYIRMIGMFPPGDDGKLQARSTSPFRGMIEDARSAAFEELQPGDEKRLFYTRKPWKRVIVMFAGPFMNLILAVVIFMSVLMGFGINTQTTQVGSVSDCVISAAAKTDKCPQGAKDSPAKAAGLRAGDKIVSFNGHAVPDWGTLQQQIRDTTGPATLVVERHGARRTLHADLIENKVAKTDGHGGYLPGQFVTAGFLGFTPASGVVQQSFGQSVDRMGNMVEQGVSSLVNLPAKVPDLWNAAFNGGERKQDSPMGVVGAARVGGEVFSLNIPPEQRVATMLFLVAGFNLSLFLFNMLPLLPLDGGHIAGAVWEAIRRAFAKIVRRPDPGPFDVAKLMPVAYVVAGIFICFTLLVLVADVVNPVKLT is encoded by the coding sequence ATGACGACCTGGATGACCATCCTCGGCATAGTCGTCTTCGTCGTCGGCCTGCTGTTCTCCATCGCCTGGCACGAGCTCGGCCACCTCTCGACGGCCAAGATGTTCGGCATCCGCGTGCCCCAGTACATGGTGGGCTTCGGGCCGACGATCTTCTCCCGCCGCAAGGGCGACACCGAGTACGGCATCAAGGCCATCCCGCTCGGCGGCTACATCCGCATGATCGGGATGTTCCCGCCCGGCGACGACGGAAAGCTGCAGGCCCGCTCCACGTCACCGTTCCGCGGGATGATCGAGGACGCCCGGTCGGCGGCCTTCGAGGAGCTGCAGCCCGGCGACGAGAAGCGGCTCTTCTACACCCGCAAGCCGTGGAAGCGCGTCATCGTGATGTTCGCGGGGCCGTTCATGAACCTGATCCTCGCGGTCGTGATCTTCATGAGCGTGCTGATGGGCTTCGGCATCAACACCCAGACCACCCAGGTCGGCTCCGTCTCGGACTGCGTCATCTCGGCCGCCGCCAAGACCGACAAGTGCCCGCAAGGCGCCAAGGACTCCCCGGCCAAGGCCGCGGGCCTGCGGGCCGGCGACAAGATCGTCTCGTTCAACGGGCACGCCGTCCCCGACTGGGGCACCCTCCAGCAGCAGATCCGCGACACCACCGGGCCCGCGACGCTGGTCGTCGAGCGGCACGGCGCGCGCCGGACGCTGCACGCCGACCTGATCGAGAACAAGGTCGCCAAGACCGACGGGCACGGCGGCTACCTCCCCGGGCAGTTCGTCACCGCCGGCTTCCTCGGCTTCACGCCCGCCAGTGGCGTCGTCCAGCAGTCCTTCGGCCAGTCCGTCGACCGCATGGGCAACATGGTCGAGCAGGGCGTCTCGTCCCTGGTCAACCTGCCCGCCAAGGTCCCGGACCTGTGGAACGCGGCCTTCAACGGCGGCGAGCGCAAGCAGGACTCCCCGATGGGCGTGGTCGGCGCCGCACGGGTCGGCGGTGAGGTCTTCTCGCTGAACATCCCGCCGGAGCAGCGGGTCGCGACGATGCTCTTCCTCGTCGCGGGGTTCAACCTCTCGCTGTTCCTGTTCAACATGCTGCCGCTGCTCCCGCTGGACGGCGGGCACATCGCCGGCGCCGTGTGGGAAGCCATCCGCCGGGCCTTCGCCAAGATCGTCCGGAGGCCGGACCCCGGCCCCTTCGACGTGGCCAAGCTCATGCCGGTCGCCTACGTCGTCGCCGGGATCTTCATCTGCTTCACGCTGCTGGTGCTCGTCGCTGACGTGGTGAATCCGGTGAAATTGACCTGA
- a CDS encoding aminoglycoside phosphotransferase family protein: protein MATAPIEPPQRLVSSLSSDPDSAAQEWLRALPTLVQQRLDAWELTLERVHAPGGRSSLVALVRQQDGTPAALKLPVPGAGSAQQAAALTVWDGWGAVRLLRSDDGSGALLLERLRSAVSLRSLPEAKALLEAAGTVRRLWVPPGAGHPFETVAGRTEDAAEALRTAGANVRAAAPLVDEALELRRALPAGSDEEFLLHGAFRQGKVLAGERAPWLATGPAPVVGERAYDLAALVLDRFEDVMAGSGAAAAARRRVAKLADALEVDRDRLRDWTLYRAVDTGVREVAAGDRQRGELLLEFAAWL, encoded by the coding sequence ATGGCAACGGCACCCATCGAACCGCCGCAGCGGTTGGTGAGTTCGCTGAGCAGCGATCCGGACAGCGCCGCACAGGAGTGGCTGCGGGCACTGCCGACGCTGGTTCAGCAGCGCCTGGACGCCTGGGAGCTGACGCTGGAGCGGGTGCACGCGCCCGGTGGCCGCAGCAGCCTGGTCGCGCTCGTGCGGCAGCAGGACGGCACCCCGGCGGCGCTGAAGCTGCCGGTGCCGGGCGCGGGCTCCGCGCAGCAGGCGGCCGCGCTGACGGTGTGGGACGGCTGGGGCGCGGTGCGGCTGCTGCGCTCCGACGACGGCAGCGGCGCGCTGCTGCTGGAGCGGCTCCGGAGCGCGGTGTCGCTGCGCTCCCTGCCGGAGGCCAAGGCGCTGCTGGAGGCGGCCGGCACGGTGCGCCGGCTGTGGGTGCCGCCCGGCGCGGGGCACCCGTTCGAGACCGTGGCCGGCCGTACGGAGGACGCGGCGGAGGCGCTGCGGACCGCCGGGGCGAACGTCCGGGCGGCCGCGCCGCTGGTGGACGAGGCGCTGGAGCTGCGCCGCGCCCTGCCGGCCGGCTCCGACGAGGAGTTCCTGCTGCACGGTGCCTTCCGGCAGGGCAAGGTGCTGGCCGGCGAGCGGGCGCCGTGGCTGGCGACCGGGCCCGCGCCGGTGGTCGGCGAGCGGGCGTACGACCTGGCGGCGCTGGTGCTGGACCGGTTCGAGGACGTGATGGCCGGCTCCGGCGCGGCCGCCGCGGCCCGCCGCCGGGTCGCCAAGCTCGCCGACGCCCTGGAGGTGGACCGCGACCGGCTGCGCGACTGGACACTCTACCGGGCGGTGGACACCGGCGTCCGTGAGGTCGCCGCCGGCGACCGTCAGCGCGGCGAACTGCTGCTGGAGTTCGCGGCCTGGCTGTAA
- a CDS encoding GNAT family N-acetyltransferase: MDDVAVGPLDLAARVDDALAVQALAFGLSDDEIAVRRHIVLRHFGCPGARALGATTPAGRLIGFVYGMPNDRTHWWSTVVEPYLRSQGIDHWLDDSFTITELHVHPAYQGRGIGRSLITRITDEATQPRSILSAIDVESPARALYRSLGYRDIARRVLFPSAPTPYAVMGAPLPLKRH, encoded by the coding sequence ATGGATGACGTCGCGGTCGGCCCCCTCGATCTCGCTGCCCGCGTGGACGACGCGCTCGCCGTCCAGGCGCTCGCCTTCGGACTGAGCGACGACGAGATCGCCGTGCGCCGGCACATCGTCCTGCGGCACTTCGGCTGCCCCGGCGCCCGCGCCCTCGGCGCCACCACCCCCGCGGGCCGGCTCATCGGCTTCGTCTACGGCATGCCCAACGACCGCACCCACTGGTGGTCCACCGTCGTCGAGCCGTACCTGCGCAGCCAGGGCATCGACCACTGGCTCGACGACTCCTTCACCATCACCGAGCTGCACGTCCACCCCGCCTACCAGGGCCGGGGCATCGGACGGTCGCTGATCACCCGCATCACCGACGAGGCGACCCAGCCGCGCTCCATCCTGTCGGCCATCGACGTGGAGAGCCCGGCCCGCGCGCTGTACCGCTCGCTCGGCTACCGCGACATCGCCCGCCGGGTGCTGTTCCCGAGCGCGCCGACGCCGTACGCCGTGATGGGCGCGCCGCTGCCGCTCAAGCGCCACTGA
- a CDS encoding ferritin-like domain-containing protein — MSTQTAHQAMKKRDDAEDADGTDEMTAVQAALAAEHAAVYGYGVVGGRISAGRRAEALAAYDAHRARRDALHREVRDLGGTPQAAAAAYELPFPVPDAAAAVRLAAELEDRLAAVYADLVRAGGRARRREAAGALREAAVRAVRWRGSGVAFPGLVERAAAAAPAGSEDASAGAL; from the coding sequence ATGAGCACGCAAACGGCTCACCAGGCGATGAAGAAGCGGGACGACGCGGAGGACGCGGACGGCACGGACGAGATGACGGCGGTACAGGCGGCACTGGCCGCCGAGCACGCCGCGGTCTACGGGTACGGCGTGGTCGGTGGCCGGATCTCCGCCGGCCGGCGCGCGGAGGCGCTGGCGGCGTACGACGCGCATCGCGCGCGCCGGGACGCGCTGCACCGGGAGGTGCGCGACCTGGGCGGCACCCCCCAGGCCGCGGCCGCCGCGTACGAGCTGCCGTTCCCGGTTCCGGACGCGGCCGCCGCGGTCCGGCTGGCGGCGGAGCTGGAGGACCGGCTGGCGGCCGTCTACGCCGACCTCGTACGGGCCGGCGGCCGGGCGCGGCGGCGGGAGGCGGCCGGCGCGCTGCGGGAGGCCGCGGTGCGGGCGGTGCGCTGGCGCGGCAGCGGCGTAGCCTTCCCTGGGCTCGTGGAGCGGGCCGCGGCGGCCGCTCCGGCCGGCTCCGAGGACGCTTCCGCGGGCGCACTCTGA
- a CDS encoding GNAT family N-acetyltransferase, with protein MLTTPAIKVLEPGELDDALAVLDRDPVANAFVAARVQIAGLDPWRLGGEMWGWYADGRLESLCYAGANLVPVCATPEAVRGFAERARRQGRRCSSIVGPAGPTSELWSLLEPAWGPAREIRAHQPLMVTTAPSAEIAPDPYVRRIRKNEMDLIMPACVAMFTEEVGISPMAGDGGLLYQARVAELVGAGRSFARVEDGKVIFKAEIGAATQRACQIQGVWVDPAYRGKGLSETGMAAVLRYALSDVAPVVSLYVNDFNTAARASYRRVGFEEVGAFMSVLF; from the coding sequence GTGCTGACGACCCCCGCCATCAAGGTCCTCGAGCCCGGGGAACTCGACGACGCGCTCGCGGTGCTCGACCGCGACCCGGTCGCCAACGCCTTCGTCGCCGCCCGCGTCCAGATCGCCGGCCTCGACCCCTGGCGGCTGGGCGGCGAGATGTGGGGCTGGTACGCCGACGGCCGCCTGGAGTCCCTCTGCTACGCCGGCGCCAACCTCGTCCCCGTCTGCGCCACCCCCGAAGCCGTCCGCGGCTTCGCCGAGCGCGCCCGACGGCAGGGCCGCCGCTGCTCCTCCATCGTCGGCCCCGCCGGACCCACCTCCGAGCTGTGGTCGCTGCTGGAGCCCGCCTGGGGACCGGCCCGCGAGATCCGCGCCCACCAGCCCCTGATGGTCACCACCGCACCGTCCGCCGAGATCGCCCCCGACCCGTACGTCCGGCGCATCCGCAAGAACGAGATGGACCTGATCATGCCGGCGTGCGTGGCCATGTTCACCGAGGAGGTCGGCATCTCCCCGATGGCCGGCGACGGCGGTCTGCTCTACCAGGCCCGCGTCGCCGAACTCGTCGGCGCCGGCCGCTCGTTCGCCCGCGTCGAGGACGGCAAGGTCATCTTCAAGGCGGAGATCGGCGCCGCCACCCAACGGGCCTGCCAGATCCAGGGCGTCTGGGTCGACCCCGCCTACCGGGGCAAGGGCCTGTCGGAGACCGGCATGGCCGCCGTGCTGCGCTACGCGCTCAGCGATGTCGCCCCGGTCGTCAGCCTCTACGTCAACGACTTCAACACCGCCGCCCGCGCCTCCTACCGCAGGGTGGGCTTCGAAGAGGTCGGCGCGTTCATGAGCGTGCTGTTCTGA
- a CDS encoding YlxR family protein has translation MSGRTHARACPERTCLGCRERAAKGDLLRIVAIEGECAPDPRGTLPGRGAYVHPTLVCLDLAVRRRAFPRAFRGRGPFDSTELRRFLERGAG, from the coding sequence GTGTCTGGCCGGACGCATGCCCGGGCATGCCCTGAGCGCACCTGTCTGGGATGCCGGGAGCGAGCGGCCAAGGGCGATTTGCTGCGCATCGTGGCGATCGAGGGTGAGTGTGCCCCCGATCCTCGCGGTACGCTGCCCGGCCGGGGTGCGTACGTGCACCCCACATTGGTCTGCCTCGACCTGGCGGTTCGCCGCCGGGCGTTCCCCCGGGCCTTTCGGGGCCGGGGACCGTTCGATTCGACGGAGTTGCGTCGGTTCCTCGAACGGGGCGCCGGTTGA
- the dxr gene encoding 1-deoxy-D-xylulose-5-phosphate reductoisomerase translates to MTDSLAHPHLRFEPASGAPDGPRGIVILGSTGSIGTQAIDIVRRNPDRFRVTALSAAGGRTDLLAEQAHQLRVDTVAVAREDALPALRAALAERYGAGEPLPEILAGPDAATELAASECHTVLNGITGSIGLAPTLAALKAGRVLALANKESLIVGGPLVKAVAKPGQIIPVDSEHSALFQALAGGERAEVRKLVVTASGGPFRGRTKRELAEVTPEQALAHPTWSMGPVVTINSATLVNKGLEVIEAHLLFDVPFDRIEVVVHPQSYIHSMVEFTDGSTLAQASPPDMRMPIALGIGWPERVPDAAPGVDWTTARTWEFFPLDASAFPSVPLACHVGELGGTAPAVFNAANEECVDAFLKGGLPFTGIVDTVADVVAEHGKPARGTSLTVADVLEAETWARARARELAARAARTPSEARA, encoded by the coding sequence ATGACGGACTCCCTCGCCCATCCGCACCTGCGCTTCGAGCCGGCCTCCGGCGCCCCCGACGGCCCGCGCGGCATCGTGATCCTCGGCTCCACCGGGTCGATCGGCACCCAGGCGATCGACATCGTGCGGCGCAACCCCGACCGCTTCCGGGTGACCGCGCTCTCCGCCGCCGGCGGGCGGACCGACCTGCTGGCCGAGCAGGCGCACCAGCTGCGGGTGGACACTGTGGCGGTGGCGCGCGAGGACGCGCTGCCGGCCCTGCGCGCGGCGCTGGCCGAGCGGTACGGCGCGGGCGAGCCGCTGCCCGAGATCCTGGCCGGCCCCGACGCGGCCACCGAGCTGGCCGCCTCCGAGTGCCACACCGTCCTCAACGGCATCACCGGCTCCATCGGCCTCGCGCCGACCCTGGCCGCCCTGAAGGCCGGCCGGGTGCTGGCGCTCGCCAACAAGGAGTCGCTGATCGTCGGCGGCCCACTGGTCAAGGCCGTCGCGAAGCCCGGCCAGATCATCCCCGTCGACTCCGAGCACTCCGCGCTCTTCCAGGCCCTGGCCGGCGGCGAGCGCGCCGAGGTCCGCAAGCTCGTCGTCACCGCCTCCGGAGGCCCGTTCCGCGGCCGTACGAAGCGCGAGCTGGCCGAGGTCACCCCCGAGCAGGCGCTGGCCCACCCCACCTGGTCCATGGGCCCGGTCGTCACCATCAACTCCGCGACCCTGGTCAACAAGGGCCTGGAGGTCATCGAGGCGCATCTGCTCTTCGACGTCCCGTTCGACCGCATCGAGGTCGTCGTCCACCCGCAGTCCTACATCCACTCGATGGTGGAGTTCACCGACGGCTCCACCCTCGCGCAGGCCAGCCCGCCCGACATGCGGATGCCGATCGCGCTGGGGATCGGCTGGCCCGAGCGGGTCCCGGACGCCGCCCCGGGGGTGGACTGGACCACGGCCCGGACCTGGGAGTTCTTCCCGCTCGACGCGTCCGCCTTCCCGTCCGTCCCGCTGGCCTGCCACGTCGGCGAGCTGGGCGGTACCGCGCCGGCCGTCTTCAACGCCGCGAACGAGGAATGTGTTGACGCATTCCTCAAGGGCGGACTGCCGTTCACAGGGATTGTGGATACGGTCGCCGATGTGGTCGCTGAACACGGTAAGCCCGCCCGGGGAACTTCCCTGACCGTCGCGGACGTCCTGGAAGCGGAGACCTGGGCGCGCGCCCGCGCCCGCGAACTGGCCGCCCGTGCGGCACGGACACCCTCGGAGGCTCGCGCATGA
- the nusA gene encoding transcription termination factor NusA encodes MDIDMSALRGLVREKEISFDLLVEAIESALLIAYHRTEGSRRRARVELDRSTGHVTVWAKEDPEDLEEGAEPREFDDTPSGFGRIAATTAKQVILQRLRDAEEEITFGEYAGREGDVVTGVVQQGKDPKNVLVDIGRLEAILPVQEQVPGEDYAHGTRLRSYVVRVVKGVRGPSVTLSRTHPNLVKKLFAMEVPEIADGSVEIAAIAREAGHRTKIAVRSTRSGLNPKGACIGPMGGRVRAVMAELHGEKIDIVDWSDDPAELVANALSPARVSKVEVVDLAARSARVTVPDYQLSLAIGKEGQNARLAARLTGWRIDIRPDTEHSPQD; translated from the coding sequence GTGGACATCGACATGAGTGCCCTGCGGGGGCTGGTGCGGGAGAAGGAGATCTCGTTCGACCTGCTGGTCGAGGCGATCGAGTCGGCCCTCCTCATCGCTTACCACCGCACCGAGGGCAGCCGCCGTCGGGCGCGGGTGGAGCTGGACCGCAGCACCGGTCATGTGACGGTGTGGGCCAAGGAGGACCCGGAGGACCTGGAGGAGGGCGCCGAGCCGCGCGAGTTCGACGACACCCCCTCGGGCTTCGGCCGGATCGCGGCGACCACCGCCAAGCAGGTCATCCTGCAGCGGCTGCGGGACGCCGAGGAGGAGATCACGTTCGGCGAGTACGCCGGACGGGAGGGCGATGTCGTCACCGGCGTCGTCCAGCAGGGCAAGGACCCCAAGAACGTCCTGGTCGACATCGGCCGCCTGGAAGCGATCCTGCCGGTGCAGGAGCAGGTTCCCGGCGAGGACTACGCCCACGGCACGCGGCTGCGGTCGTACGTCGTCCGGGTGGTCAAGGGCGTCCGCGGGCCGTCCGTGACGCTGTCGCGGACACATCCCAATCTGGTGAAGAAGCTGTTCGCCATGGAGGTGCCGGAGATCGCGGACGGGTCGGTGGAGATCGCGGCCATCGCCCGCGAGGCCGGGCACCGTACGAAGATCGCCGTGCGGTCCACCCGTTCGGGGCTCAACCCCAAGGGCGCGTGCATCGGCCCGATGGGCGGCCGGGTGCGCGCGGTGATGGCCGAGCTGCACGGCGAGAAGATCGACATCGTGGACTGGTCGGACGACCCGGCCGAGCTGGTCGCCAACGCGCTGTCGCCGGCCCGGGTCAGCAAGGTCGAGGTCGTGGACCTGGCGGCGCGGTCCGCCCGGGTCACCGTCCCCGATTACCAGCTGTCACTGGCCATCGGCAAGGAAGGGCAGAACGCCCGGCTCGCCGCCCGCCTCACGGGCTGGCGGATCGACATCCGCCCGGACACCGAGCACTCACCGCAGGACTAG
- the ispG gene encoding flavodoxin-dependent (E)-4-hydroxy-3-methylbut-2-enyl-diphosphate synthase gives MTAISLGMPDVPTKLADRRVSRKIHVGPVAVGGDAPVSVQSMTTTRTSDIGATLQQIAELTASGCQIVRVACPTQDDADALPVIARKSQIPVIADIHFQPKYVFAAIDAGCAAVRVNPGNIKQFDDKVKEIAKAAGDAGTPIRIGVNAGSLDRRLLQKYGKATPEALVESALWEASLFEEHGFRDIKISVKHNDPVVMVNAYRQLAAQCDYPLHLGVTEAGPAFQGTIKSAVAFGALLSEGIGDTIRVSLSAPPAEEVKVGISILESLNLRQRRLEIVSCPSCGRAQVDVYKLADEVTAGLEGMEVPLRVAVMGCVVNGPGEAREADLGVASGNGKGQIFVKGEVIKTVPESKIVETLIEEALKIAEQMEKDGVASGEPVVTAAG, from the coding sequence ATGACTGCCATTTCACTGGGAATGCCGGACGTACCGACGAAGCTGGCCGACCGCCGGGTCAGCCGCAAGATCCACGTCGGTCCGGTCGCCGTGGGCGGAGACGCACCGGTCTCGGTGCAGTCGATGACGACCACGCGGACGTCCGACATCGGCGCCACGCTGCAGCAGATCGCCGAGCTGACGGCCTCCGGCTGCCAGATCGTCCGGGTCGCCTGCCCGACCCAGGACGACGCCGACGCCCTGCCGGTGATCGCCCGGAAGTCTCAGATTCCGGTCATCGCGGACATCCACTTCCAGCCGAAGTACGTCTTCGCCGCCATCGACGCCGGCTGCGCCGCGGTCCGCGTGAACCCCGGCAACATCAAGCAGTTCGACGACAAGGTCAAGGAGATCGCGAAGGCCGCCGGGGACGCCGGCACCCCGATCCGCATCGGCGTGAACGCCGGCTCCCTCGACCGCCGCCTGCTGCAGAAGTACGGCAAGGCCACCCCCGAGGCGCTGGTCGAGTCCGCGCTGTGGGAGGCGTCCCTCTTCGAGGAGCACGGCTTCCGCGACATCAAGATCTCGGTCAAGCACAACGACCCGGTCGTGATGGTCAACGCCTACCGCCAGCTCGCCGCCCAGTGCGACTACCCCCTCCACCTCGGCGTCACCGAGGCCGGCCCCGCCTTCCAGGGCACGATCAAGTCCGCGGTCGCCTTCGGCGCGCTGCTCAGCGAGGGCATCGGCGACACCATCCGCGTCTCGCTCTCCGCGCCGCCCGCCGAGGAGGTCAAGGTCGGCATCTCCATCCTGGAGTCGCTCAACCTCCGCCAGCGCCGGCTGGAGATCGTCTCCTGCCCGTCCTGCGGCCGCGCCCAGGTCGACGTCTACAAGCTCGCCGACGAGGTCACCGCGGGCCTGGAGGGCATGGAGGTGCCGCTGCGCGTCGCCGTCATGGGCTGCGTCGTCAACGGCCCCGGCGAGGCCCGCGAGGCCGACCTCGGCGTCGCCTCCGGCAACGGCAAGGGCCAGATCTTCGTCAAGGGCGAGGTCATCAAGACCGTCCCCGAGTCGAAGATCGTCGAGACCCTGATCGAAGAGGCCCTGAAGATCGCCGAGCAGATGGAGAAGGACGGCGTCGCCTCCGGCGAGCCGGTCGTCACCGCCGCCGGCTGA
- the rimP gene encoding ribosome maturation factor RimP, which yields MSTTQSERLRGLLEPLVAARDLDLEEIEVTPAGKRRVLRIVVDSDEGVQLDECAELSREASQVLDDTEVMGGAPYTLEVTSPGADRPLTELRHYRRAVGRLIKAQLTDAAGSGELVARIIAVDEDGLDLEVPGVKGRKPTARRVSFDEIAKARVELEFNRKSDKRDAQHDEKIDENKEEA from the coding sequence ATGAGCACCACCCAGAGCGAGAGGCTGCGCGGACTGCTTGAACCGCTCGTCGCCGCGCGAGACCTGGATCTGGAAGAGATCGAGGTGACACCGGCGGGAAAGCGGCGGGTGCTGAGGATCGTGGTCGATTCCGACGAGGGCGTCCAGCTGGACGAGTGCGCCGAGCTGAGCCGCGAGGCGTCGCAGGTCCTGGACGACACCGAGGTGATGGGCGGCGCGCCCTACACCCTCGAAGTGACCTCCCCGGGCGCCGACCGGCCGCTGACCGAGCTGCGGCACTACCGCCGCGCCGTCGGCCGCCTCATCAAGGCCCAACTGACCGACGCAGCAGGGTCCGGAGAGCTGGTCGCCCGGATCATCGCCGTCGACGAGGACGGACTGGACCTCGAGGTGCCGGGTGTGAAGGGCCGCAAGCCGACCGCCCGCCGGGTCTCCTTCGACGAGATCGCCAAGGCGCGTGTCGAGCTGGAGTTCAACCGCAAGTCCGACAAGCGCGACGCGCAGCACGACGAGAAGATCGACGAGAACAAGGAGGAGGCGTAG
- a CDS encoding proline--tRNA ligase — MANAAQVQRMSRLMIKTLRDDPADAETASHKLLVRAGYVRRSSAGIWTWLPLGMKVLENVSRVVREEMDAIGGQEVLLPALLPKEPYETSGRWEEYGDLLFRLKDRKGADYLLGPTHEEIFTLTVKDQCTSYKDLPVILYQIQIKYRDEARPRSGVLRGREFHMKDSYSFDTTDEGLAQSYALHREAYQKIFQRLGLDYRIVSAVSGAMGGSASEEFLAPAAAGEDTFVDCPSCDYAANTEAVTVKVEPADGAAHGPVEELDTPDTPTIETLAEHLGVPASATLKNLLVKVDGEIVAVGVPGDREVDLGKLGEHLAPATVELVTAEDFTDRPELVRGYVGPQGLAGKAFRYLADPRVAPGTAWITGANKEGKHARNVVVGRDFEVDDYLDVVVVEPGDPCPKCGTGLKIDRAIEIGHIFQLGRKYADAFELDVLGQNGKPVRVTMGSYGIGVSRAVAALAEQTHDDKGLCWPREIAPADVHVVAAGKATQTELALEVGERLGAAGLRVLVDDRAGVSPGVKFTDAELLGIPTIVVAGRRAGEGVVEVKDRRTGEREELTVEEAVARLGA, encoded by the coding sequence ATGGCCAACGCCGCACAGGTCCAGCGCATGTCCCGCTTGATGATCAAGACACTGCGCGACGACCCGGCCGACGCCGAGACCGCCAGCCACAAGCTGCTCGTCCGCGCCGGGTACGTCCGCCGCTCCTCCGCCGGCATCTGGACGTGGCTGCCGCTGGGCATGAAGGTCCTGGAGAACGTCTCCCGCGTCGTGCGCGAGGAGATGGACGCGATCGGCGGCCAGGAAGTCCTGCTGCCGGCCCTGCTGCCCAAGGAGCCCTACGAGACCAGCGGCCGCTGGGAGGAGTACGGGGACCTGCTCTTCCGCCTCAAGGACCGCAAGGGCGCCGACTACCTCCTCGGCCCCACCCACGAGGAGATCTTCACCCTCACGGTCAAGGACCAGTGCACGTCCTACAAGGACCTGCCGGTGATCCTCTACCAGATCCAGATCAAGTACCGCGACGAGGCCCGCCCCCGCTCCGGCGTGCTGCGCGGCCGCGAGTTCCACATGAAGGACTCGTACAGCTTCGACACCACCGACGAGGGCCTGGCGCAGTCCTACGCGCTGCACCGCGAGGCGTACCAGAAGATCTTCCAGCGCCTGGGCCTGGACTACCGCATCGTCTCCGCCGTCTCCGGCGCGATGGGCGGCTCCGCCTCCGAGGAGTTCCTGGCGCCCGCCGCGGCCGGCGAGGACACCTTCGTCGACTGCCCGAGCTGCGACTACGCCGCCAACACCGAGGCCGTCACGGTCAAGGTCGAGCCCGCCGACGGCGCTGCCCACGGCCCCGTCGAGGAGCTGGACACCCCCGACACCCCGACCATCGAGACGCTCGCCGAGCACCTCGGCGTACCGGCCTCCGCGACCCTGAAGAACCTGCTGGTCAAGGTCGACGGGGAGATCGTCGCGGTGGGCGTGCCCGGCGACCGCGAGGTCGACCTCGGCAAGCTGGGCGAGCACCTCGCGCCGGCCACCGTCGAGCTGGTCACCGCCGAGGACTTCACCGACCGCCCGGAGCTGGTCCGCGGCTACGTCGGCCCGCAGGGCCTGGCCGGCAAGGCGTTCCGCTACCTCGCCGACCCCCGCGTCGCCCCCGGCACGGCCTGGATCACCGGCGCCAACAAGGAGGGCAAGCACGCCCGCAACGTCGTCGTGGGCCGGGACTTCGAGGTCGACGACTACCTCGACGTGGTCGTCGTCGAGCCCGGTGACCCCTGCCCGAAGTGCGGCACCGGCCTGAAGATCGACCGCGCCATCGAGATCGGCCACATCTTCCAGCTCGGCCGCAAGTACGCCGACGCCTTCGAGCTCGACGTCCTCGGCCAGAACGGCAAGCCGGTGCGGGTCACCATGGGCTCGTACGGCATCGGGGTCTCCCGTGCGGTGGCCGCGCTCGCCGAGCAGACCCACGACGACAAGGGCCTGTGCTGGCCGCGCGAGATCGCGCCGGCCGACGTGCACGTCGTCGCGGCCGGCAAGGCCACGCAGACCGAGCTCGCACTGGAGGTCGGCGAGCGGCTCGGCGCCGCGGGCCTGCGGGTGCTGGTCGACGACCGCGCCGGCGTCTCGCCCGGCGTGAAGTTCACCGACGCCGAGCTGCTGGGCATTCCGACCATCGTGGTCGCCGGCCGTCGCGCCGGCGAGGGCGTCGTCGAGGTCAAGGACCGCCGCACCGGCGAGCGCGAGGAGCTCACGGTCGAGGAAGCGGTCGCGCGACTCGGCGCCTGA